In Melanotaenia boesemani isolate fMelBoe1 chromosome 7, fMelBoe1.pri, whole genome shotgun sequence, a single window of DNA contains:
- the si:ch73-22a13.3 gene encoding inositol-trisphosphate 3-kinase A translates to MEQNHHLRSTWDKNMDTADEIHMNRMEMETGDTDPCTRLSDETHQHLSISEKPSNSFTWGRRRFRPKLQTTKSFPPYSQSFGGLGEDGELNSDSVITCQANVKEDVCEETQGTEKKAHLTARCSKEIMKAKWRSRRKERLWGSFEVGTDSCDRGRWSGKRGVEESGKEKEHGVKVREGEANSEGKCWRGESSSYEKGADEDDRKKAPTSAVQGENSSSMETTKGKDEEADGMMEGLTYRHPNLSRLVHSSTSSCSSVSFSSAESDEVFSEGEDAASKRKSFRKSCSWKTYLTMMHWSLRRQSSWVQLAGHQGNFQMSKVGEVLKLYSEPEAKCLDRLMRDPLKPFVPQYHGLVNRGEHCYIRLEDLLSGLRRPVIMDCKMGVRTYQEEELTKARTKGTVRSDMYQKMVKIDPSAPSAQEHIQKGVTKWRYLQWKDATSSTSTLGFRIEGIMMEDGNVQRDFGKIQTLPQVTEALLHFTRSHIDTLKAYHSRLLALRDALKHSQFFRTHEVIGSSLLFVHDHSKASVWMIDFGKTTPLSEMKELQHSIPWTEGSREDGYLIGLISLITALSQAIDVASGQQEDSCQDMEDNMAALML, encoded by the exons ATGGAACAGAATCACCATCTTCGCTCCACATGGGACAAAAATATGGACACTGCAGATGAAATCCACATGAACAGGATGGAGATGGAGACAGGGGACACTGATCCATGCACCAGATTGTCAGATGAGACACATCAACATCTGTCAATTAGTGAAAAGCCATCCAACAGCTTTACATGGGGCAGACGCAGATTCAGACCTAAActtcaaacaacaaaaagcttCCCCCCCTACAGTCAGTCTTTTGGAGGACTAGGAGAGGATGGAGAGTTAAACTCAGACTCAGTCATCACTTGCCAGGCAAATGTGAAGGAAGATGTGTGCGAAGAAACTCAAGGCACAGAGAAAAAAGCACATTTGACTGCAAGGTGTTCAAAGGAAATAATGAAGGCTAAATGGAGGTCCAGGAGAAAGGAGAGGTTGTGGGGTAGCTTTGAAGTTGGCACAGACAGCTGTGACAGAGGACGATGGAGTgggaagagaggggtggaggagagtggaaaagaaaaggagcaTGGTGTTAAGGTGAGGGAAGGGGAAGCAAACAGTGAGGGGAAATGCTGGAGAGGGGAAAGCTCCAGTTATGAGAAAGGAGCAGATGAAGACGACAGGAAGAAGGCTCCTACTTCAGCAGTACAGGGGGAGAACAGCAGCAGTATGGAGACCACCAAGGGGAAGGATGAGGAGGCTGATGGAATGATGGAGGGCTTGACATATCGGCATCCAAACCTCTCCAGACTCGTccactcctccacctcctcctgctcctctgtcaGCTTCTCCTCAGCAGAGAGTGATGAAGTTTTCAGTGAAGGAGAAGATGCAGCGTCAAAGAGAAAGAGCTTCAGGAAG AGTTGCTCCTGGAAAACATACCTAACTATGATGCACTGGTCACTTCGGCGGCAGAGTTCCTGGGTCCAGCTGGCTGGACATCAAG GTAATTTCCAGATGAGTAAAGTGGGTGAGGTGCTGAAACTGTACAGTGAACCAGAGGCAAAATGCCTGGACCGCCTGATGAGGGACCCGCTGAAACCATTTGTCCCGCAGTACCACGGTTTGGTCAACAGAGGGGAGCACTGTTACATCCGCCTGGAGGACCTGCTGAGTGGCTTGAGGAGGCCTGTTATCATGGACTGCAAGATGGGCGTCAG GACATACCAGGAGGAGGAACTGACTAAAGCCCGTACCAAAGGCACTGTGAGGAGCGACATGTACCAGAAGATGGTAAAAATCGACCCTTCAGCGCCCTCAGCACAGGAACACATACAGAAAGGGGTGACCAAGTGGCGCTACCTTCAGTGGAAGGATGCAACCAGTTCTACATCCACACTGGGCTTCAGGATAGAGGGCATTATG ATGGAGGATGGCAATGTCCAGCGGGATTTCGGAAAAATCCAGACTCTGCCTCAGGTCACAGAGGCATTACTGCACTTCACCAGGAGTCATATAGACACTCTG AAAGCGTACCACTCCAGGCTCCTGGCCCTGAGAGATGCACTCAAGCATTCACAATTTTTCAGAACCCATgag GTGATTGGCAGCTCGCTTCTTTTTGTCCATGATCACAGCAAGGCCAGCGTGTGGATGATAGACTTTGGAAAAACAACACCGCTGTCTGAAATGAAGGAGCTCCAACACAGCATCCCGTGGACTGAGGGGAGCAGGGAGGATGGTTACCTAATTGGCCTGATCTCCCTTATCACTGCTCTGAGTCAGGCCATTGATGTAGCCTCTGGGCAGCAGGAGGACAGCTGTCAGGACATGGAAGACAATATGGCTGCTTTAATGCTTTGA
- the LOC121643667 gene encoding seipin-like: MAQESDLPSEDLGEPSVIIGQALVKVQDAAATLFLRVRLRLAQSFTVFSIILLLLWIAAFLYGSFYFSYMPRAAFQTPVYYYYRTDCESPSSFLCSYPVANVSLMRDKKHVLTFGQVYRLSLQLEMPDSQTNQDLGMFMIKTTCYSQHGQIAASARSARQLLKASSSRFGMLRYRSDLLKTLGTLLFLPFFLTGAAEQKQVLEVELFSEYIDDPYAPSVTAFIEILSSKVQIYASELYIHAHFTGLRYLLFQFPIISAFVGVSTNFIFLSFLFILSYTRQLLGVGEKPDKLTRDRLQAEMENTTNDLPQDNKDVAAGTAELMGPEQTDPTDPDGEDPSSHTGNNTEMQNGDTLVQG, translated from the exons ATGGCTCAAGAAAGTGATCTTCCTTCAGAAGACTTGGGTGAACCCTCAGTCATCATTGGTCAGGCCCTGGTTAAGGTCCAGGATGCTGCTGCCACGCTGTTTTTAAGGGTCCGTTTGAGACTAGCACAAAGCTTCACCGTCTTTTCTATCATCCTTCTGCTCCTCTGGATTGCTGCTTTTTTATATGGAAGCTTCTACTTCTCTTACATGCCTAGGGCAGCTTTTCAAACACCTGTCTACTATTATTACAG gACAGATTGTGAATCTCCTTCTTCTTTCTTGTGTTCTTATCCTGTGGCCAATGTCTCCCTGATGAGAGACAAAAAACAT GTACTGACATTCGGCCAGGTCTATCGGCTCTCTTTGCAGCTGGAAATGCCCGATTCTCAGACCAACCAAGACTTAGGGATGTTTATGATCAAGACAACCTGCTATTCACAGCATGGACAAATTGCAGCCTCTGCTCGCTCT GCAAGACAACTGCTGAAGGCCTCCAGCTCTCGCTTT GGCATGCTGCGATACCGCTCAGACCTGCTGAAGACTCTGGGAACACTGCTCTTCCTCCCGTTCTTCCTGACTGGAGCAGCCGAGCAGAAACAAGTGCTGGAGGTGGAGCTCTTTTCAGAGTACATAGACGATCCT TATGCCCCTTCAGTCACAGCTTTTATTGAGATCCTGTCCAGCAAGGTCCAGATCTACGCATCTGAACTGTACATCCACGCACATTTCACTGGCTTACG ATACTTGCTGTTCCAGTTCCCTATCATATCAGCCTTTGTGGGTGTGTCAACTAACTTCATCTTCCTGAGCTTCCTCTTCATCCTAAGCTACACAAGGCAGCTGTTGGGAGTGGGGGAGAAACCAGACAAG CTTACTAGAGATAGGCTGCAGGCAGAGATGGAGAACACCACAAACGACCTTCCACAGGATAACAAGGATGTTGCTGCAG GCACTGCAGAGCTGATGGGACCTGAGCAGACAGACCCTACAGATCCAGACGGAGAAGATCCCAGTTCACACACTGGCAACAACACAGAGATGCAGAATGGAGATACATTGGTtcaaggctaa
- the rnaseh2c gene encoding ribonuclease H2 subunit C produces the protein MSCNTSVTHLHVSSVGQTERASVHLMPCEIEHNGLAQVSQYFTATTKNHKQEKTVSFRGRGLIGQEISCPQGYTGLVLKEINKPGSDQEDRAVRVSSVFDKLTYWNLETPPNSDDTVVMAMDWPELAEAIHGPIED, from the exons ATGTCCTGCAACACCAGTGTTACTCATCTTCATGTGTCTTCAGTGGGGCAGACAGAGCGAGCCTCAGTCCACCTCATGCCATGTGAGATTGAACACAATGGGCTGGCCCAGGTCTCACAATACTTCACTGCTACCACAAAGAATCACAAACAAG AGAAGACTGTGTCATTCAGAGGACGTGGATTAATAGGGCAGGAGATCAGCTGTCCACAAGGTTACACAGGCCTGGTGCTGAAAGAGATCAACAAGCCTGGCTCTGATCAAGAG GACAGGGCAGTCAGGGTATCCTCTGTGTTTGACAAGCTGACCTACTGGAACCTGGAAACTCCTCCCAATTCAGATGATACTGTGGTGATGGCAATGGATTGGCCTGAGCTGGCTGAGGCG